The nucleotide sequence CGACGCTGTTCGTCCGCGTCAGCTGCTGGAACAGGGCCTCACATCGCGTCATTGCGAGTCTGATGAAGGGTGATCCGGTGATCGTGCACGGCGATCTTCATACCCACACGTATACGGACAATGAGGGTCAGCAGCGAATGTCACTCGAGATGCGAGCGCGCGCGGTCGGGCCAGACGTCACCCGGTGCATCGCGCAGATCGATCGTCGCGCGCCAGCGAAGACTGAAGACAAGGTGACGCCGGACCTTACTGTGGAGCAACGCGCAGAAGATAGGGCAGAGGCTGAGCCGCACGAGGATGCGAGTGAGGGTGAGGGCGACGAGCGTGCTCTGAGTGAGAGCGGCATCGCAGTCGCTGCCTAGCGAATCGTGGGCGGCGAGGTAGGGGAGAACGGCCAACTGCGCTAACCTGCAACACGGTAGTTTGGGTGACGCATGAGGCCGTTCCCGCTGCAATGCAGGACAACTTTCGAGAGGTAATTGTGGCTGAGTTTATCTACACCATGAAGCGCGTGCGGAAGGCGCACGGTGACAAGGTCATCCTCGATGACGTCACCCTGGCTTTTCTCCCCGGCGCCAAGATTGGTGTTGTCGGGCCCAACGGTGCAGGTAAGTCAACTGTACTGAAGATCATGGCGGGACTAGAACATCCCAGCAACGGTGACGCGTTCATCGCGAATGACAAAACTGTCGGCATTTTGCTTCAGGAACCACCGCTTGATGAATCGAAGACTGTTCGCCAGAACGTCGAGGATGGTCTCGGCGAGACCAAGGTGAAGCTCGACCGGTTTAACGAGATCGCCGAACTGATGGCAACCGACTACTCCGATGAACTGATGGAGGAAATGGGAAAGCTCCAAGAGGAGCTTGACCATGCCGATGCGTGGGACATTGAATCCCAGCTGGAACAGGCGATGGATGCGCTTCGGTGTCCGCCCGCTGACGAGCCGGTCACCAAACTCTCCGGTGGTGAAAGGCGCCGTGTTGCGCTGTGCAAGCTGTTGCTGAGCAAGCCGGACCTCCTGCTACTCGACGAACCCACCAACCACCTTGACGCTGAGAGCGTGTTGTGGCTTGAGCAGCACCTCGCGAACTATTCCGGCGCGGTCCTTGCGGTCACACACGATCGCTACTTCCTTGACCACGTCGCCGAGTGGATTCTTGAGCTAGACCGCGGCAAGGCATACCCGTATGAGGGTAATTACTCCACGTACCTCGAGAAGAAGGCCGAGCGACTCGAAGTCCAGGGCAAGAAGGACCAGAAGCTCCAAAAGCGCCTCAAAGACGAACTCGCCTGGGTCCGGTCGGGAGCGAAGGCGCGACAGGCCAAGAGCAGGGCGCGGTTGCAGCGTTACGAAGAAATGGCGACTGAAGCGGAAAAAACGCGGAAGCTCGACATGGAAGAAATTCAGATCCCTGCTGGGCCACGCCTCGGCAGCGTCGTTGTCGAGGTCAACAACCTCGACAAGGGCTTCGGCGACCGGATGCTCATCAAGGATCTGTCGTTCACTCTGCCGCGTAACGGCATCGTCGGCGTGATCGGCCCGAACGGTGTTGGGAAAACAACCCTGTTCAAAACGATCGTCGGGCTCGAAGAGCCGGACTCGGGAACGGTCAAGGTCGGCGAGACGGTCAAGCTGAGTTATGTTGATCAGCACCGTGGCGGTATCGACCCGAAGAAGACGGTGTGGCAGGTCGTTTCAGACGGACTCGATTACATCGAAGTCGGGAACACCGAGATGCCTTCGCGTGCATACGTCAGCGCTTTTGGTTTCAAGGGGCCGGATCAGCAGAAGCCGGCTGGCGTGCTGTCAGGTGGCGAGCGCAACAGGCTCAATCTCGCGCTCACCCTGAAGCAGGGTGGCAACCTGATCCTGCTGGACGAGCCCACTAACGACCTGGACGTTGAAACACTCGGTTCCCTTGAGAATGCTCTCGAGCAGTTCCCAGGCTGTGCTGTCGTGATTTCCCACGACCGGTGGTTCCTTGACCGGACCTGTACACACATCCTCTCGTGGGAGGGTGACGACACCAACTCCGCGAAGTGGTTCTGGTTCGAAGGGAACTTCGAAGCGTACGAAGCGAACAAGATCGAGCGGATGGGGCCTGAAGCTGCGCGTCCACACCGCGTCACGTACCGGCGCCTAACGAGAGACTGATTTGTGGCCGACACATACAAATGCCAGGTCGAGGTCCGCTGGGGTGACTCCGACATGCTCGGGCATGTCAACAACACGAAGTTCATCGAGTATGCGCAGGAGGCGCGCGTACGTTTCATCGCGGAGAACTTTGGGCATGCCTTCACCGCAGGCAAGGCAGTAGTGGTTCGACACCTCGAGGCGGACTTTGAGCGTCCACTCTTCACCGAGTCGGGTCCGGTCACCGTCGAACTCGAGGTGCTCACAATCGGAACGAGTTCGTTCACTATCCGCCACCGTGTATTCGATAACGCAGGGCAGCGGGCTGGAGCGCTAACCGCTGTGCTGGTGGCATTCTCGACGACGTCGAATTCATCACGGCCACTGGAGCCTGCCGAGCGAGAAGGGCTAGAAGCGTACCTAGTTACGGAAGAGTAACGAGCCTGCTACAGGCAATATTGCGTAACTACACCCACAAGTAGGGAATCGCTAATAGCCTCGTGAGCGTTGGTGCTGCGTCAGGAAGGTAAGCGATGACGGATTCCCACGTCCATTCCACTACCGGGACCTCCGCGGGTGCGGATGCGCCTCAGGAACAGCCCTCCGATGCGGATATCGCTTCGCGTCTCGAGCAGGACTCGTCGGGAGACCGGGATCTCACGCGCCTGTACCGAACGTACTATCGGCAAGACGCTGTCCCATCCGATATCGGCGGGGCGCAGCAGCCCGCGGAGGGCGAGGCGGCGGACGATCATCAGCGCCGCGCCTACCGCCTGTTGCAGCGCCACCGGGAACTCGCAGCGCGCAGAACCCCCGGTACCCCGGCGGTGTCGATCTCTGCTGACGACGCGCGCACCGGCAACGGTTCCGGTCAGTCGAACGCATCCGTCCTCCAGATTGTCACCGACGATGTGCCCTACCTGGTGGAGTCCGTCACCGCGCTGCTCGGCAGTGTTGGGATCAGTGTGGAGCAGATTGTTCACCCAGTCCTGATCGTGCGGCGAGACCACGATGGAAACCTCGCCGAGGTCCTTACCGACCGCTCCACATTCGACAAGCCCGACGACGCGCTCGCTGAATCATGGATGCACCTTGAACTCACCGGTACCCCGCCTGAACTGACACAGCAGATCACCGACAGGGTCACGAAGCTGCTTGGCGATGTTCGCCAGGTGGTTTCGGATACCTCGACGATGCGAAGCACGCTCGCTGACATCGCGACGGAACTGGAGTCCGGCCGTGGGATCGGCCGGGCGGAGGCCTCGGAAGCGAACGAATCAGCCGGCCTCCTGCGGTGGCTTTCGTCCGGCAATTTCAGGGTCCTCGGCTACCGTCGGTATGAAGTCACCGGGCGGTCCGAGTCTGGGCCTGACCTCAGCGTCGTGGACGGCAGCGGTCTTGGTGTGTTGCGTTCACCCGAAATGACGGACCTACGGTTCCGCCTCTACAGTGACGCGTCAGAGGCGCAGCGGTTGCTGGTTTTCGCTCAGGGACAGGCACCCGCGATGTCTCTGCGCGTTGTGTACCCGTTCTTCGTCTGTGTACGCATCTTCAACGACGACGACCAACTTATTGGCGAGCATCGCTTCCTTGGCATTTTCACCGTGACGGGGCTGCACGAGAACGTCCTGGACGTCCCGGTCCTGGCGAGTCGTGTACAGGAAGTCCTGCGAATGGCGGGGCACTCGCCCGATTCGTTCTCTGGTCAGTCGATGCTGGAGATCATCCAGTCGTACCCCAGGACTGAACTTTTCACTGCAGACGTACAAACCCTCTACAAGACAGTGAGCGAAGTCGTCGCGATCGGCGTGACACGCGAGCTCAGGTTGTTCCTACGGGCAGATCCCAACGGAAAGTTCGTGTCCGCATTGGTGTATATGCCGCGCGACCGGTATCGCACAGGGGTGCGCCTAGAGATGCAGTCGATTCTGCTGAAAGAGTTTCAGGGTTCGACGATCGACTACACGGCCCGCGTAACAGAATCTGTCGTGGCTCAGGTCCACTTCATCATCCGCATACCAGATGGGTGGACCGGCGGGCATGCGCCTGACGTGTCCGAGGAAGCCAGGCAGCGTTTGCAAACAACGCTCGGTGAAGCTACCCGCAGCTGGGAGGACCTGCTTGCCGATGAGGTCGCTCGGCAAGAGCCCACCGCGCACGCTGGACGTGCCAATCGCCACGCCGGTGCTTTCCCGCAGTCGTACAAGGCTGACTTCGAACCGGTCCGGGCGATCTCCGATCTCAAGCGCATAGACCGTCTGGAGCCTGGTGGTATCGCTATCGCGCTCTACCGCAGGGAGGGTGCAGGCGATGGCCGGTGGCAGTTGAGCCTTTACTTGAACGGCGAGAGTGTCTCATTGAGTCACGTCCTGCCGGTAATGCAGAGCATGGGCGTGGAGGTGCTCGATGAACGTCCGTACCGGCTGACCCGGTCTGATGGGGCAGAGATCTGGATTTACGATTTCAGCCTGGTCGTCGACTCCGAAACCCTGAAAACCGCCGCCGTTGCCGACCTTGACGGGGCCCTGCCGACCATCCCGGAATTCACGGACGATGGTGTCGTTCACAATGACCTCGAGCGTCGCTTCACGGAAGCGTTTGCCGCCCTGTGGGACGGACTGGCGGAAGCGGACCGCTTCAATGAACTGATCCTGCGAGCCGGGGTCAACTGGCGCGAAGCGACGATGCTGCGGGCCTATGCCCGATACCTGCGCCAGCTCGGGTTCCAGTACAGCCAGTCACATATCGAGGATGTATTGCTCGAACATTCGGCGAGCACCTCAGCACTCGTGGCGTTGTTCGAAGCCACGTTCGATCCGGTGAACCACTCGCGTGAGCGCGCTGAAGAGCTCATTACCCAGATCAACGATCACCTCGACAAGGTGGTTAGTCTCGATGCGGACCGGATCCTTCGCGCATATCTCAGACTGATTCGGGCGACGCTCCGTACGAATTACTTCGTCGCTGCGCGCGACGATATCGATCCGACTGCGGGCAAGAGTCGCTACCGGGAGGTGCTGTGTTTCAAGTTTGATCCCCGCGACGTGCCGGAGATCCCCAAGCCCCGGCCTCGCTTCGAGATTTTCGTGTACTCACCTCGCATCGAGGGCGTGCACCTCCGATTTGGTGAGGTCGCGCGTGGCGGACTGCGCTGGTCGGACCGCAGGGAAGACTTCCGGACCGAAATCCTCGGCCTCGCGAAAGCGCAGGCCGTCAAGAACGCCGTCATCGTGCCAGTCGGTGCGAAAGGCGGGTTTGTGGTCAAGAAGCCGCCGGCAGTGTCAGGTGATGCCGCCGCTGACCGCGACGCTTTCCGCGCGGAAGGTATTCGCTGCTATCGCCTGTTCATCTCGGGACTTCTCGACGTGACAGACAACCTTGACCAGACATCCGGCGCGGTGATTTCGCCCGCCGACGTGGTGCGCCAAGATGGGGATGACACGTACCTGGTGGTGGCGGCGGACAAGGGAACCGCGACCTTCTCTGACATCGCGAACGAGGTCGCGGGCAAGTACAACTTCTGGCTCGGAGATGCCTTCGCATCCGGCGGTTCAGCTGGTTACGACCACAAAGTCATGGGCATCACTGCTCGCGGAGCGTGGGAAAGCGTCAAGCGCCACTTCCGTGAAGAAGGGCTCGACACTCAGAGCGAAGACTTCACCGTCGTCGGCGTTGGTGACATGAGCGGTGACGTGTTCGGCAACGGCATGCTGCTCAGTGAGCACATCCGCCTGGTGGCCGCGTTCGACCACCGTCATGTCTTCATCGACCCGAACCCTGACGCAGCATCGTCGTTCCGCGAACGGCAACGCATGTTTGAATTGCCGCGGTCCTCGTGGGCGGACTACGACACATCGCTCATCAGTGAGGGAGGTGGGGTGTGGCCGCGCAGCGTGAAGTCCATCCCCATCAGCCCAGAAATCCGAGACGTGCTGAAACTGCCTGCGGGGCTAGATGAGTTGTCACCGCCGGAACTCATTAGATCCATTCTCCTCGCGCCGGTCGATCTGCTGTGGAACGGCGGCATCGGAACCTACGTCAAGTCTTCGGAAGAGACGAACGCTGATTGTGGGGACAAAGCCAACGATGCGGTGCGCGTCAACGGATCTGACCTGCGGGTCCGGGTGGTCGGTGAGGGAGGCAACCTCGGTCTCACGCAGAAAGGCCGCATCGAATTCGCCCAGCGCGGCGGTAAGGTCAACTCGGATGCGCTCGACAACTCTGCGGGTGTGGATTGCTCCGACCATGAAGTGAACATCAAGATTCTTCTTGAATCACTGGTTAGTTCGGGCGATCTCGCCCCGTCCGATCGCAATGGCTTACTCGCGTCGATGACGGATGAGGTGGCGGAACTCGTCCTCGACGACAACCGCATGCAAAACGAACTGATGGGCACCAGTCGCGCCAACACGGAGTCGCTGCTGCCCGTGCATGCCCGGCAGATCGCCGATCTCGAGGCGAACCGCGGTATGGACCGCGAGATCGAGGCGCTTCCGGACGAAGGAGAGATCGATCAGCGGATCAAACGTGGGGAGGGCCTCGCGTCCCCGGAGTTGTCGACGCTGCTCGCGCATGTGAAGCTAGCGATCAAGTCGGACTTGATGGACAGCGAACTGCCCGATCATGAGATTTTTGCCTCCCGGTTGCCCGAGTACTTTCCGGAGCCGCTGAGGGAACAGTACGGATCGGCGATAAAGCAGCATCCACTCAAGCGCGAGATCGTGACGACAATGATCGCCAACCAGACGATCGACAATGGGGGTATCACCTTCACGTTCCGCCTCCTTGAGGATGCTGGCGCAAACACCACCGACTCGATCAGGGCTTTCGCGGCGGTGAACACGATTTTTGGTATGACCGAGCTTTGGACTCAGATCCGCACAACAGACATGCCGACCGAGGCTTCTGACACACTCATACTGGGTAGTCGCCGTCTTCTCGACCGTGCCTCGCGGTGGCTGCTCGCAAACCGTCCGCAACCCCTGGCAGTGGGCGCGGAAATTAACAGGTTCGCTGCGACTGTTCGTGAACTCGGCCCGAAGGTCCCCGGGTGGCTGCACGGAAACGACCTACGTTTCCTCAAGTCCCGAACCGAGGATGCTGTCGCTCAAGGCGCTCCGAAGGATCTCGCTGCACGAGTCTACGGGCTACCGCACGAATACTGTCTGCTAGATATCGCGGAAGTTGCTGACCTCTCCGAGCATGAGCCGACGGAGGTTGCAGAGCTGTACTACGCGCTTACCGCGCACCTAGGCATTGATATGCTCCAGGGCGCGGTCTCGCGGCTTGAGCGCGGCGACCGGTGGCACGCCCTCGCCCGACTGGCGCTCCGCGATGACCTGTATGGTTCGACAAGGGCGCTCTGCCTCGACGTGCTCGAGAACGCGGAACCGGACGAAAGCGCGGCAGAGAAGATCGCCGAATGGGAGTTGTCCAACGCTTCCCGCCTGGAGCGGGCGCGCACGGCTCTCGCCCAGATCGCGAATTCAGGCACACTGGACCTCGCGACGCTGTCGGTTGCGGCGCGCCAGGTGCGGAGCATGGTCCATTCACGAAGCGTTAGGTCGGAGGCAAGCAGGTGACACAGGCGGGGGAGCGGCAGCACACGGCTTCAACGAAGGCTAGCGGCGCCCCCGCCTCGCACAATGGCGGCAACGTTTTTCGCGTGGCAGTTCCGGTCAGGTGGTCGGACATGGACGTCTTCCAGCACATCAATCATGCGCGAATGGTGACGCTCCTCGAAGAGGCGCGTATCCCGTGGCTGCTCACCCCCGACCGTCCGACAGCTGAACTGGGGCAGGGCGCCGTTGTGGTTGAGATGAAGGTCCGCTACCGTGGCCAGCTTCGCCACTCCGACGGTCCGTTGCAAGTCGACATGTGGGTTGAGCGACTACGCAGCGCGGATTGGACGATCGGCTATGAAGTCCGGCCACATGGCGCTGAGAACGGTGTTCCGGCCGCGGTGACCGCCTCGATCCAGTTAGCCGCCTTCGACATCGACACCCAGCGGCTGCGCAGACTAACGACCGGGGAACGGGCATTCTTGGCACAGTTCCTCCACACCGTGAAATGACGCAAATTACCGGCGGCGGAGAACGTCACCTTGTCCTTCGTGGCAGATCATCGCGTGCTGACCTCGGTGCGTTCCTCACCCGTGCTCTGCGCCTCGATGAATCAGCGGTCATCAGGTTCCGTAACCGCGGCGAGGGACATGTCGCGGCATGGGTCAATACGGGGCTCGACGTGCTTGCTTCGCGCACTATTGAGGGACAGGCCACGCCGACCGACCTCATCACGGCGGCTGACCATCTGCTGCAGACGTTGCGGCAGACTCGGAGCGGAATCATCCAGGCTGGTTACAGCATGGACTCCGCGTGGCGCGGTGCGCTTCCACCGGAAGGTGGCTACAGCCACGTAGATGACGTGCCGGCTCACGTCCT is from Hoyosella subflava DQS3-9A1 and encodes:
- the ettA gene encoding energy-dependent translational throttle protein EttA, producing MAEFIYTMKRVRKAHGDKVILDDVTLAFLPGAKIGVVGPNGAGKSTVLKIMAGLEHPSNGDAFIANDKTVGILLQEPPLDESKTVRQNVEDGLGETKVKLDRFNEIAELMATDYSDELMEEMGKLQEELDHADAWDIESQLEQAMDALRCPPADEPVTKLSGGERRRVALCKLLLSKPDLLLLDEPTNHLDAESVLWLEQHLANYSGAVLAVTHDRYFLDHVAEWILELDRGKAYPYEGNYSTYLEKKAERLEVQGKKDQKLQKRLKDELAWVRSGAKARQAKSRARLQRYEEMATEAEKTRKLDMEEIQIPAGPRLGSVVVEVNNLDKGFGDRMLIKDLSFTLPRNGIVGVIGPNGVGKTTLFKTIVGLEEPDSGTVKVGETVKLSYVDQHRGGIDPKKTVWQVVSDGLDYIEVGNTEMPSRAYVSAFGFKGPDQQKPAGVLSGGERNRLNLALTLKQGGNLILLDEPTNDLDVETLGSLENALEQFPGCAVVISHDRWFLDRTCTHILSWEGDDTNSAKWFWFEGNFEAYEANKIERMGPEAARPHRVTYRRLTRD
- a CDS encoding NAD-glutamate dehydrogenase; the protein is MTDSHVHSTTGTSAGADAPQEQPSDADIASRLEQDSSGDRDLTRLYRTYYRQDAVPSDIGGAQQPAEGEAADDHQRRAYRLLQRHRELAARRTPGTPAVSISADDARTGNGSGQSNASVLQIVTDDVPYLVESVTALLGSVGISVEQIVHPVLIVRRDHDGNLAEVLTDRSTFDKPDDALAESWMHLELTGTPPELTQQITDRVTKLLGDVRQVVSDTSTMRSTLADIATELESGRGIGRAEASEANESAGLLRWLSSGNFRVLGYRRYEVTGRSESGPDLSVVDGSGLGVLRSPEMTDLRFRLYSDASEAQRLLVFAQGQAPAMSLRVVYPFFVCVRIFNDDDQLIGEHRFLGIFTVTGLHENVLDVPVLASRVQEVLRMAGHSPDSFSGQSMLEIIQSYPRTELFTADVQTLYKTVSEVVAIGVTRELRLFLRADPNGKFVSALVYMPRDRYRTGVRLEMQSILLKEFQGSTIDYTARVTESVVAQVHFIIRIPDGWTGGHAPDVSEEARQRLQTTLGEATRSWEDLLADEVARQEPTAHAGRANRHAGAFPQSYKADFEPVRAISDLKRIDRLEPGGIAIALYRREGAGDGRWQLSLYLNGESVSLSHVLPVMQSMGVEVLDERPYRLTRSDGAEIWIYDFSLVVDSETLKTAAVADLDGALPTIPEFTDDGVVHNDLERRFTEAFAALWDGLAEADRFNELILRAGVNWREATMLRAYARYLRQLGFQYSQSHIEDVLLEHSASTSALVALFEATFDPVNHSRERAEELITQINDHLDKVVSLDADRILRAYLRLIRATLRTNYFVAARDDIDPTAGKSRYREVLCFKFDPRDVPEIPKPRPRFEIFVYSPRIEGVHLRFGEVARGGLRWSDRREDFRTEILGLAKAQAVKNAVIVPVGAKGGFVVKKPPAVSGDAAADRDAFRAEGIRCYRLFISGLLDVTDNLDQTSGAVISPADVVRQDGDDTYLVVAADKGTATFSDIANEVAGKYNFWLGDAFASGGSAGYDHKVMGITARGAWESVKRHFREEGLDTQSEDFTVVGVGDMSGDVFGNGMLLSEHIRLVAAFDHRHVFIDPNPDAASSFRERQRMFELPRSSWADYDTSLISEGGGVWPRSVKSIPISPEIRDVLKLPAGLDELSPPELIRSILLAPVDLLWNGGIGTYVKSSEETNADCGDKANDAVRVNGSDLRVRVVGEGGNLGLTQKGRIEFAQRGGKVNSDALDNSAGVDCSDHEVNIKILLESLVSSGDLAPSDRNGLLASMTDEVAELVLDDNRMQNELMGTSRANTESLLPVHARQIADLEANRGMDREIEALPDEGEIDQRIKRGEGLASPELSTLLAHVKLAIKSDLMDSELPDHEIFASRLPEYFPEPLREQYGSAIKQHPLKREIVTTMIANQTIDNGGITFTFRLLEDAGANTTDSIRAFAAVNTIFGMTELWTQIRTTDMPTEASDTLILGSRRLLDRASRWLLANRPQPLAVGAEINRFAATVRELGPKVPGWLHGNDLRFLKSRTEDAVAQGAPKDLAARVYGLPHEYCLLDIAEVADLSEHEPTEVAELYYALTAHLGIDMLQGAVSRLERGDRWHALARLALRDDLYGSTRALCLDVLENAEPDESAAEKIAEWELSNASRLERARTALAQIANSGTLDLATLSVAARQVRSMVHSRSVRSEASR
- the ssb gene encoding single-stranded DNA-binding protein, whose translation is MYESYTTIVGNVASNMNRRLVGTRGDEVVSFTVASTTRVFDRSNAEWKDGTTLFVRVSCWNRASHRVIASLMKGDPVIVHGDLHTHTYTDNEGQQRMSLEMRARAVGPDVTRCIAQIDRRAPAKTEDKVTPDLTVEQRAEDRAEAEPHEDASEGEGDERALSESGIAVAA
- a CDS encoding acyl-CoA thioesterase, which gives rise to MAVPVRWSDMDVFQHINHARMVTLLEEARIPWLLTPDRPTAELGQGAVVVEMKVRYRGQLRHSDGPLQVDMWVERLRSADWTIGYEVRPHGAENGVPAAVTASIQLAAFDIDTQRLRRLTTGERAFLAQFLHTVK
- a CDS encoding acyl-CoA thioesterase; its protein translation is MADTYKCQVEVRWGDSDMLGHVNNTKFIEYAQEARVRFIAENFGHAFTAGKAVVVRHLEADFERPLFTESGPVTVELEVLTIGTSSFTIRHRVFDNAGQRAGALTAVLVAFSTTSNSSRPLEPAEREGLEAYLVTEE